In Macaca nemestrina isolate mMacNem1 chromosome 11, mMacNem.hap1, whole genome shotgun sequence, a single window of DNA contains:
- the LOC105468105 gene encoding caspase-8 isoform X3: protein MKNSAEREQGALKEVLRKVQMTLDKVYQMKSKPRGYCLIINNYDFTKAREKVPKLHSIRDRNGTHLDAEALTATFEELHFEIQHHNDCTVEKIYKILKTYQLMDHSNKDCFICCILSHGDKGIIYGTDGQEAPIYELTSQFTGLKCPSLAGKPKVFFIQACQGDNYQKGIPVETDSEEQPYLEMDLSSPQTRYIPDEADFLLGMATVNNCVSYRNPAEGTWYIQSLCQSLRERCPRGDDILTILTEVNYEVSNKDDKKNMGKQMPQPTFTLRKKLVFPSD, encoded by the exons ATGAAGAATTCAGCAGAG AGAGAACAAGGAGCCTTGAAGGAAGTCCTGAGGAAGGTTCAAATG ACTTTGGACAAAGTTTACCAAATGAAAAGCAAACCTCGGGGATACTGTCTGATCATCAACAATTACGATTTTACGAAAGCACGGGAGAAAGTGCCCAAACTTCACAGCATTAGGGACAGGAATGGAACACACTTGGATGCAG AGGCTTTGACCGCGACCTTTGAAGAGCTTCATTTTGAGATCCAGCACCACAATGACTGCACAGTAGAGAAAATCTATAAGATTTTGAAAACCTACCAACTCATGGACCACAGTAACAAGGATTGCTTCATCTGCTGTATCCTCTCCCATGGAGACAAGGGCATCATCTATGGCACTGATGGACAGGAGGCCCCCATCTATGAGCTGACATCTCAGTTCACTGGTTTGAAGTGCCCTTCCCTTGCTGGAAAACCCAAAGTGTTTTTTATTCAGGCTTGTCAGGGGGATAACTACCAGAAAGGTATACCTGTTGAGACTGATTCAGAGGAGCAACCCTATTTGGAAATGGATTTATCATCACCTCAAACGAGATATATCCCGGATGAGGCTGACTTTCTGCTGGGGATGGCCACTGTGAATAACTGTGTTTCCTACCGAAACCCTGCAGAGGGAACCTGGTACATCCAGTCACTTTGCCAGAGCCTGAGAGAACGATGTCCTCG AGGCGATGATATTCTTACCATCCTGACTGAAGTGAACTATGAAGTAAGCAACAAGGATGACAAGAAAAACATGGGGAAACAGATGCCGCAGCCAACTTTCACACTAAGAAAAAAACTTGTCTTCCCTTCTGATTGA